One genomic segment of Jaculus jaculus isolate mJacJac1 chromosome 2, mJacJac1.mat.Y.cur, whole genome shotgun sequence includes these proteins:
- the Vps37d gene encoding vacuolar protein sorting-associated protein 37D, whose amino-acid sequence MYRARAARAGPEPGSPGRFGILSTGQLRDLLQDEPKLDRIVRLSRKFQGLQLEREACLASNYALAKENLALRPRLEMGRTALAIKYQELREVAENCADKLQRLEDSMHRWSPHCALGWLQAELEEAEQEAEGQMEQLLLGEQSLEAFLPAFQRGRALAHLRRTQAEKLQELLRRRERSGQPAPTAAAAAAAAAAAEPPKPFPAAAVLPTGAARGPPPSVPRSLPPLDSRPVPPLKGSPGCPLGPAPLLSPRPSQPEPPHR is encoded by the exons ATGTACCGGGCCCGGGCGGCACGGGCGGGGCCGGAGCCCGGCAGCCCGGGGCGCTTTGGGATCCTCAGTACCGGACAGCTCCGGGACCTGCTGCAAGATGAACCGAAGCTGGACCGGATCGTGCGGCTCAGCAGGAAG ttcCAGGGTCTGCAGCTGGAACGAGAGGCGTGCCTGGCCTCCAACTATGCTCTGGCCAAGGAGAACCTGGCCTTGCGGCCCCGCCTGGAGATGGGCCGGACTGCCCTGGCTATCAAGTACCAAGAGCTTCGAGAGGTGGCCGAGAACTGCGCTGACAAGCTGCAGCGACTGG AGGACAGCATGCATCGTTGGAGCCCTCACTGCGCGCTGGGCTGGCTGCAGGCCGAGCTGGAAGAGGCCGAGCAGGAGGCCGAG GGTCAGATGGAGCAGCTGCTGCTAGGCGAGCAGAGCCTGGAGGCCTTCCTGCCCGCCTTCCAGCGGGGCCGGGCACTGGCCCACTTGAGGCGGACCCAGGCCGAGAAGTTGCAGGAGCTACTGAGGCGTCGGGAGCGCTCTGGCCAGCCGgcccccactgctgctgctgctgctgctgctgctgctgctgcggagCCCCCCAAACCCTTCCCTGCTGCAGCCGTCCTGCCCACTGGGGCCGCCCGGGGACCACCACCATCAGTACCCCGGAGCCTGCCCCCTTTGGACTCCCGCCCAGTGCCCCCGTTAAAGGGCTCCCCCGGGTGCCCCCTCGGCCCAGCCCCTCTGCTGAGCCCACGGCCCTCGCAGCCCGAACCCCCCCATCGGTAG